TATACAATTCTAAAGAACAGCAAAAGAGATTGAAACccagaagagaaaataaatcaaatatggTATATTTTAAGCCTTAAAAATTATGACATTGATACAAATCATGTATACATATTACCAGATCCTCACAACCCAAAAGAATTCAAAAACGATTCATCCTCACCACCATTCACCGCCGCCTTATGATTatcacaacaacaacaattataaaacatataacccacaaaaaaattcCGACTGCTTATCAGTTAAACGCATCACACCTGTGCCGAATCTCTCCTTTCCTCCCTGTGTTCACCTTATACACACTCAGCTTCTCCATTGCCTTCCCAAACGCCTGAAAGAACTTGCTCTGATCCGCCGCGTACGTCTCCACGAACGGCTTAGTCCTCGGATCACTGTACAAGCCGTGATCGGACCTCAACAGCCCCAACCCCTTTGGCAGGTTCTGGAAGTACATGTTGTCGAATTTGTTCGGAGTCATGATGTCGTTGAACACGGACAACGTGGGGTTTTTCTGATAATCGGAGCAAGCCTTCTGCAATGCCTGAGCGAACCTCGGATTGTACTGCGTGTCGTACTGCGAATACCTGCTGTAGTTATAGATCCCAGAGCTAAACTCCTTGCAATGAGAGAACCCAATTGTGTGAGCACCGCACAAAGCCACGGTTTCTTGGATCGAGAAGCCATTGGACGCGAAAAGCTCGATAATCTGAGAGATAGACATGGTGGGTCTCGGAAGCTTGCCTTCCACATACGAAGATTTTGAGACCAGCCCATCTTTGCGTCCAAGGAGGACATTGTAGTAGGGACCGCCGACCATGGTGACGAGGTCGCGCGTGGCGACGGCGAGGATGTCGGCGCACGAGACGGTGTTGGGGCAGGCGAGCTCGAGGGCGGTCTTGGCTCGGACGACGACGTCGAAGGCGTCGCCGGGGAGTGAGTGGTTGATGTCGGCGTCGCGCTCGGCGGAGTTGAAGGGCGTGGAGGAGATAAGAATGGAGCCATCGCAGCCGTTGACGAGGCAGTCGTGGAAGAAGAGGCGGAGCGACGCGGCGGCGGTGGTGGGGCTGGTGATCTGCTTGCTGGTGATGGTGTCTTGCACGATTTGGTTGAATCTTGGGCAGGAGTTGTGGTAGTAGTCCAGGCTGAGTTGGGACTGTGCGGGAGTGAGAAAGAGTGACAGAGCTGTGATAAAGAGAATGGGAAGCATCGCCATTTTGCTCTCTGAAAGAATGAGAGTGGCTTTTGCCTTTGTGTGTGTTTTAGAGAGACAAGCAGGTGAAAATGGCGAGTACCTGAGCGAGCTCCTTGGAGAACTGGCCTGGGGGAGTGGGGTAGATGGGGAGGGTTTTACTtcagcgagagagagagagagactgtgTGCGCGCACGCGCTGCTCTCTGCACCACCAATCACGGGATGCGGGCTTTGGGGGATGAGAGGGCTCCACCTGGTGCGGGGCCTCCAAACATGCAGACAGTTGTCGCCGGACACGTAAAACAGTGGCTCTCTCTAAATGGCCTATATAATGTTTGCGAAAATGACTAAATCAGACACTGAGCGGTGAGCACCGGGTCTTGTTTTGGGTGAATCCTAGAGATTTGTGAATTTGGAGCCGTAATTTGGGGGCCactatgtgatttttttattaattaaaacacCTAAGATTTGGTTTGTCCCATTTTGTCATTTATTGGGTCGATGCCAACGGTGAGTTTGGCGTATATTTCGTAAGTCACATGATGGATCATATGCTTAGGTCTGCCTGCTTATCGACATCGTTGATTGATTGGTCTTATTCAATTTCAGTTCATAGAATGGCGGTGATCTTGCGGATAACCATCTCGCTGGACACTCTACTACTCTAGTCTCGTCCATTGAGAAATGTTCTAGAACTCGCTACTATGcttaattttaacttttaaagaGTTTTGACATTGTAGGTGACACTTTGTCAcgtcaaatattttaaaatgtgaATAGTTACATATTATTTCAGCTCGAAATtgatataacaaataaaatgtGACAGTCCCAAACCCATTTGAGGATGGCACCATATAATGGTCATGTTTTTATTAATAGATCAAGAtagtttaatttcttttgttataatTAAACAAGGATCAAGATACTGACTTAAATGTATGTCTTAGGAACATGTAATTAAGAGAAAGAATTAATAAATTACATGTTAGTGGGTTGGCATGATAATGTGGGCTGAACTTTGAGTTCTGACTATTTGTATcaacttaaaaatattatattagcTGCTCACTTAAGTATTTTCCTATTCAACTTTGTATTTAgagttaaaaagaaagagaaaatatcaaTCAACCAATTGAACATAGAAGAGTGGTGCGgtccttgttttgttttgttttgtttttttttttttttgtggtttagAATTTGCTTGTAATGAGTGAGAATTTCTGGCATTAAGGTTTTTCTGTAGAAATTTGTTGAAACAGACAgtgcagaaaaaagaaaaaaaagttgactACCCAAAATTGGTTGGAAGTtatgaacaaaaatatataGGTGTCTGGTGCACATGTTACTTTTAAGgacaaaatatgagaaattagttagtagaaaatttgtttttatttttttctttttctttttaacctgCTTGAGATTGAGATTCCATACAATATTAAAGGGTACAATATCTCTTGTTCAGACtgttcatttcaattaattGAACAATTTAGATTATgacaaatagtgattttaagaagTTGTTGGTAGTTAAACCATCTAAAGTAAGCAGTTCagggatggttcggccacccttgAACCACCTCTTGGGGGAacggggtggtcgagccacccctaaattgATTGCTTGGAAGTGGTTTGGTCACCGATAGCCCCCTTTAAAACTAATACTTTTTCATCAAAGTTTTATTGTCATAATCTagactattcattttaaatgaaccaTTCAGATGGAAAGTATTGCACCTTATAGAGGACTGAAGAGGATCCGAATTCCTCGTGGAGTACCCTAATTACTGCAAGGGATAAATCTCAAATCACTTGTTTGATTCTTCCTAACGCATTAATGGCATAGCCTCATTCTCAgataaaataaaccaaaataggCCGGCGATTTTGAGAATTATGATGCAAACCCCACCCAAAGAAACAATATACCAAGTTACCAACTCCACGTTTCACCAATGGATGCTACAggtatttgaaattcaaatcccACCGACAATTAACAAAGACACAGTCACACAAACCCAAAGCAACAATCCACAAGCGggtgaaaattaaagaagaaagaaaactaaaaGTGTTAGAAATTTCAAgcctctttattttatttattgattgagATCTCTTAGaatgttttttgaaatttgagattctcaaattcataaattttaatcGTTCATCTCATTGAAGcttctaaaataagtcatatttcaaaattataagggatctcaaaaaagaaaaaagaagcatatataACAAGAGACTAAGTCGGTGCCGCATCAGTATTACAggtgaagaaatttgtgggcctaaTTCATCTCATAAAGCCGGttcaataaataagaaaggGTTGTCTATTCCTTATAAGCATGCCTAAGATTTTGTCCTTATCatggggtaagtagtgtggatATTCATCATATAGTAGGCTTTAAtactataaataaatttatgagtctaactcatttcataaaatcgattcaatatataaaaaaaattgttcattccttataaaaaaaaaacttgtccaACATCTTATTCATAGACAATGCGAAGCCATTTCTCCGCAACAGGGAATGTGGATCCAAAAACATTTCATTTTAGCTCCCAATTTCGACTGTCTTGAGCTGTGCAATCAATGATAGTGCCACTTTTTGTCGGGTGTCGTGTCGATGTTATCATGTtgatctttccatttttttccctcAGCAAATGCATATCCTTTTAGAAAAGTGTCGGTGAAAGCTTTCACAAACagacccacaaaaaaaaaaaaaaaaaaagtaggaagaGTTTTCGGTTAGAACTTAGAACAAAGGAAAAGGTCTAAGCCTTGTTACGACAGAGCTGCACAAATCAAAAGCCCCCAGGACCCCAAAAAAGTGTAGTGCTAATCTCATCTAGAAGCATAGATTGGATGACATGAGCTTCTGGTGCATGTGCAGATGTGCTTGCTTGCCCCCCCTGAATTACGCCGTGTGGCTCCCGCGTCTTTCTAGGTTAGTTAACCGAGCAGACACCTACAACTTCGCAAGTAATGGTTTACAAGAGTTTTACCTTTCtctagtgaaaataaaaaaaggtacaCGAAATTCTCATACGGAAAAATAACAACACAAATTACTTTTCAAGTAAATAATATAGATACTATTTTTcagaattttattattaaatttctcACATTTATGATGGATCATATGTTTTCCTGGAAAATGCACTCATATCATATACAAcccaaaatgcaaaagaaaacgATATGGGGAAATtgaaaacagagaaagaaattgaaaagatgATGTCTTTCACAATTTATTGGCCGGGGAAAGACTTTCTACTGGCAGCCAGGAGCATACTGGCTGTACTGGCGATTTTGCATGAACTCAGTGAATGGAGAAGTTCCCATGATGCCTTTTCGGATAATTTCCAAGTACTTTTTCCACCATTTCATGAAGCTGCTCTGCTCCAAGAATATCTCAGAGGATACTGCACAATTCTTGAGCATACCCCATACATAGTCTTCAAACTGAATCAGGCTCCGTTTATGTTTATCCATATCATTCGAAGAGTACTGTCCATTGCTCAGCGCATTGACGGAAATGAGAGCCTCCTCAACATATGCCCAAAAGCAAGAATCCTCCGTCAGACCACCCTTGAGATTTTGTTTCTTGGGATTATTTGGACGGCTTGCGCTTCTGCTCTCATCTTCATCGAGCCATTGCTCCAATAGCTTGTAATGTTTTGACCTTCCTTTAGCTATGTAGTCTGTTTTGCCGTCGCGGTAGTATTCAGCTATGTTCAGCGGTTCAACCATCCTTCGGTAGATTGTTCCGGAAAAGAGCCAGCGGGTAGTAAACGAGGCGCCTCTCCACTGGGGCTTTTTCTCTACTTCATCAACCATGTCTGTCCAGTAACATGTGAGGGATTTCTTGAACCTTTGTAGTGTATTGTTTCTGCTATCGTATTCATTCTTGAACATGTCATAGTATCCAATTTTCTTGTCCTCAGAAAACTTCTTGTACCATTCCAGTTGGGCCATGTTTACTTTCATCTCATTTAATTTGGAATCATTATAAGCTTCCCTCCTCCTGATTAACCATTTCCTCTCCCGTATTTCTGTCTGTCTAATCAGTGTGTTCATGTCAATGCTCTGCTGTTGTAGCTGCTGGtgcaatcatttttttaaaaatgagttgtGCTACAAATAAGTAGAGTTTTGGAAAATCTCAAAGACGATTATAAATGATGGTGATTCTTAGCTGTGTATGTACCATATATAGCATGAGATATGAGTCAAATAAGCAGCAATTATATATGAtccaaatgaaattgagattgAGCTACCTGCAGTCGCCCCAGTCCGATTGCTCCTAGTTGTGTAATAATGCCTGCCGGTAATGGTTGTGCAATCCATTCATCATCTTTTGTACTATCCTTGCAAATTACATTACCGTTGAGTTGTTGGAAAATATCTTTATAGTCAAAGCCAGGACCCTCTGAGTAGGTTGCCACCAACAACTCCAAAACAGATTCAGGGTCCTCAAGACAAGCACAACCCAGTTCGGAATACAACAGAAATGTGCCAAAAGGCTTGTATTGGTTGGTTGGAGAAGCCAATTCAGGAGCAGTAGGATTGTAGGGTGAAATTAAGACTCTGGGGACTGGATCTCGGTCAGAAACTACATGCAAAAAGCAAGAGTTCCATGCTGAATATTGTAATATGGCTTCTTGCAGGCCATCATCACCAACAAGGGGCGAACCAAAAGTGATGCAAAGTGGGCGTTTGGTGGTTGctaaattgattttgtccagCAGCCATAAGGTGAAGAGAGAGGCAACAGATCCTCCCACAGAGTGTCCAGCGATAATTAATGGCTTTGTGGAAATCTGCATTAAGATATGAATCTTAAAACTTTAACAACAGGCCGAGTGAAATTCTCAAAGTTCTCTTGATCGATACAGTAAAAAATGGTCCATAACATATGCAAAgaccttattaattttttttttcctaagcataCAAAGACCTAGGCGGCTGGGGTTGTTTGGTTATGCTTTTTTGacgagggttttttttttttttttttggccttttagtgttttatttgttcggttgtttgttaattatttCACATTTTGCAATAAAagaatagtaataataataaaaaagaagaagcaaattaGCCCAATTTCAATGCATAGCTATTTtccaaaagaaataataaaaatcattcaCCATCTCATATTTTACCTATCTATCTGGTCCTAGTAGCTAGAATACCAGGCCAATCAACCAATAGACCCGGATACAACCACAAAGTGCACACATGATCCCCATCTCTTAGTGCAATAGCATCAATTCCTGCAATACTATCAAAAAATGATGGGGCCTAAGAAATTTCGAGAAggatcccctccatttcaaATGGATACAACCACAAAGAACACACATGATCCCCATCTCTTAGTGCAATAGCATCAATTCCTGCAATACTAGCAGAAAATGATGGGGCCTAAGAAATTTCGAGAAGGATctcctccatttcatttgaaatggagaggatccttgtccaaGGAATTCAACATCATGAAAAGTTCCGAAAACAATATTTTACATAGAATTGTGAAACATCAATTAGGAAATAAATtttggagagttttttttttttaaatataacatttttcatacaaTAAAAAGCTCCTCAACATatacaaactatatatattttttctaagcaTATATACAAATAACTTATTTACATTGCATAGCTATTCTCCAAACAATCAAATATAATCATGTGATAATAACTATGGATATATggcttttaattatttatcttttaaaaatggcCAATAAGTACTACCACATCATATTCAAtatagtatatagcatttctcgtCCCCAAATGACAGGTCAAACAGGCAAATTAGCTATGAGCATGTAAAAAGTAGCTTGTTAAttagttacatataattttCTACGAAATGATTCATCAAATTTCCAAAGCAACAAATTTCTAGGAAATGATGTTTGTGCAGCAGTTTGACCGACAGTTACACACCATGGTCAAGTTTTCGCCAAGCTTAcgaaaaattatagaaaaagaaaaagaaaataaaatttaaggatAGAGATCAGGTACCTGAGATTTCAAGAAATCCAGCACACCACGGACACTGGCAAAAAGATCGATTGCAGGTTTGTTAATGGAGAAACGTGGGTTGGTTTTGGTGGACAGGAATTCAAAGAGAGGAAAAGTCTCCTTAAGAGCTGATGATGAAACCAAGTCTCCTCCTCCTTGTCCTTGAAGATGCTCTTTGGTACAAGGAGGCCAAGTAACGAAAGCTATGATTGTACAATTTGGCTGCTGAAAAGTTCTGAATCTAACAGGGGAAGCCCAAGATGGTGGTTCATGGATTTCTCCGTAGAGTTCCGAAATTGCAGCCCATGAATGGTGCAGGACATTAGAGGTCACAACAAAACTTCCCAACTCTAACCCACTGCTAAATCTGCAACCCagaatcaaaggaaaaaaatggtCAACAAATTGTGATGCAATGGGATTTCCATGCTCAAGAAGCaaattaaacgaaaaaaaaaagacaaaaaagaaatgcGATGGGTTTCTTCTTACAAGGGAGAATCAGATCGGTTCATCCTCGATGGCTTTGTTAGACTCACTTACAGACACCGCTACGTGGTGGCAACAAACTTATAACAACAACGAGAATCAATCAAAGTCTCGTCCATGTCGAATAACCAATGGCCCTCACGAGAAAGTTCCTCGTAGTGAGAATTAGAAACGGACAAAGACTAGAAAGTCAACAAGATAATGAGTCAAANNNNNNNNNNNNNNNNNNNNNNNNNNNNNNNNNNNNNNNNNNNNNNNNNNNNNNNNNNNNNNNNNNNNNNNNNNNNNNNNNNNNNNNNNNNNNNNNNNNNGGATAACCATCTCGCTGGACACTCTACTACTCTAGTCTCATCCATTGAGAAATGTTCTAGAACTTGCAAACTATGcttaattttaacttttaaagaGTTTTGACATTATAGGTGACACTTTGTCAcgtcaaatattttaaaatgtgattcgTTTCATATTATTTCAGCTCGAAATtgatataacaaataaaatgtGACAGTCCCAAACCCATTTGAGGATGGCACCATATAATGGTCATGGTTTTATTAATAGACTaagatagttaatttttttgttataattaaaCAAGGATCAAGATACTGACTTCAATGTATGTCTTTCATACCTTTCTAATATAAAATAGGAACATGTAATTAAGAGAAAGAATTAATAAATTACATGTTAGTGGGTTGGCATGATAATGTGGGTTGAACTTTGAGTTCTGACTATTTGTATcaacttaaaaatattatattagcTGCTCACTTAAGTATTTCCCTATTCAACTTTGTATTTAgagttaaaaagaaagagaaaatatcaaTCAACCAATTGAACATAGAAGAGTGGTgccgtccttttttttttttttttttttcgtggtTTAGAATTTGCTTGTAATGAGTGAGAATTTCTGGCATTAAGGTTTTTCTATAGAAATTTGTTGAAACAAACAGggcagaaacaaaaaaaaaaaaaaaaaaaaaaaaaattgactaccCAAAAATGGTTGGAGGTGATGAATGAAGNNNNNNNNNNNNNNNNNNNNNNNNNNNNNNNNNNNNNNNNNNNNaaaaaaaaaaaaaaaaaaaaaaattgactaccCAAAACTGGTTGGAGGTGATGAATGAAGATAGGTGTCCGGTGTCCCTTAGTatgtgaaaaacattttttctttttaataatatgtgcttctcacgtgtttttttttaataggattagtAAAATAACATATGCTTTTCAAATGTTTAAGAGACATGTTACTTTTAAAGACATGATAAGAGAAATAAGTTGGTaggaaatttgtttttttgtttttgtttttctttttaacccgCTTGAGATTGAGATTCCATACAATATTAAAGGGTTTAATATCTCTTGTTTGGACCGTTCATTTCAATTGATCAAACAATCTAGATTATGAcaaaaagtgattttaaggAGAAGTTGTTGGTAGTCAAACTATCTAAAGTAAGCAGTTCagggatggttcggccacccttaaactacctcttggggGAACGGGGTGCTCGAGCCACTCTTAAATCGACTGCTTGGAAGTGGTTTGGCCACTGTCCACTGATAGCCACCTTTAAAAactattacttttttattaaagttTTGTTGTCATAATCTAGACTGTTCATTTTAAATGAGAACAgagtggtcgagccacccctagaTCAATTGCTTGAAAGTGGTTTGGCCACCGATAAccacctttaaaaattaatacttTTTCATCATAGTTTTGTTGTCATAATTTAAACTATTCATTTTAAAGGAACTATTCAAATGAAAAGTCTTGCACCTTATAAAGTATCGGAGAGGATCCGTATTCCTCATGGAGTACCCTAATTACTGCAAGAGGAGTAATGATACAGATTACGCCAGCGTGCATCAACAATGATGCACGccaagcataattttttttttttttttcaaaaaattaaaataataaaaaaaaaatttatgccgGGCATTGTCTTTAGCATCACCCCTGCAAGAGATAAATCTCAATCCACTTGTTTGATTCTTCCTAACACATTAATGGCATAGCCTCATTCTCAgataaaataaaccaaaataggCCGGCGATTTTGAGAATAATGATGCAAACCCCACCCAAAGAAACAATATACCGAGTTACCAACTCCACGTTTCACCAATGGATGCTACAGctatttgaaattcaaatcccACCGACAATTAACAAAGACACAAACCCAAAGCAACAATCAACAAGCGggtgaaaattaaagaagaaagaaaactaaGTGTTAGAAATTTCAAGCCCCTTTATTTATGGAATGACATCTCTTAGAATTTctcttaaatttgaaatttttaaattcataaattttaaccGTTTATTTCATTTAAGCTtctaaaataagccatgtttcGAAATTCTAGGAGATCTCAATCCTTTATTTATTCAATCCTACCTATccttaatgaaaaaaagaaaagaaaaaagaagcatatataACAAGAGACTAAGTCGGTGCCGCATCAGTATTACAggtgaaaaaatttgtgggcctaactcatcttaaaaaataaatttaataagagagggttgtcaatttcttataaacacgCCCAAGATCTTGTTTACGGCCAATGTGAGACTATTTCTCAATACTTTTTCCCTCACGCAGATATTTTTTATGGTCCTTGTCATagggtaagtagtgtgggcaTTCGTCCTGTGGTAGGAcctgataccatgaaaaaatttatgtgcctaactcatctcataaaatttgTTCAATAAAAGAGGATTGtccattccttataaatataTTCAAGATCTTATCCGTAAACAATAGGGGATTATTTTTCATCATCAGGGACGTGGATCCAAAAACATATCGTTTTAGCTCCCAATTTAGACTGTCTTGAGCCCGTGCAATCAATGATAGTGCCACTTTTTGTCGGGTGTCGTGTCGATGTTATCGTGTtgatctttccattttttttccctcagcAAATGCATATCCTTTTAGAAAAGTGTCGGTGAAAGCTTTCACAAACagacccacaaaaaaaaaaataacaaagtaGGAAGAGTTTTCGGTTAGAACTTAGAACAAAGGAAAAGGTCTAAGCCATGTTATGACAGAGCTGCACAAAACAAAAGCCCCCAAGACCCCAAAAAAGTGTAGTGCTAATCTCTTCTAGAAGCATAGATTAGATGACATGAGCTTCTGGGGCATGTGCTTGCTTGCCCCACCTGAATTACGCCGTGTGGCTCCCGCGTCTTTCTAGGTTAGTTGACCGAGCAGACACCTGCAACTTCGCAAGCAATGGTTTACAAGAGTTTTACCTGTCTCTGGTGAAAAAAAAGTACACGAAATTCTCATATGGAAAAATAACAATACAAATTACTTTTCAAGTAAATAATATTGATACCATTTTTcagaaatttattattaaatttctcACATTTATGGTGGATCATATGTTTTCCTGGAAAATGCACTCATATCATATACAACCCAAAATGCAGAAGAAAACGATATGGGGAAATtgaaaacagagaaagaaattgaaaagatgATGTCCTTCACAATTTATTGGCCGGGGAAAGACTTTCTACATGCAGCCAGGAGCATACTGGCCGTACTGGCGATTTTGCATGAACTCAGTGAATGGAGAAGTATGAGAAGGTCCCATGATGCCTTTTCGGATAATTTCCGAGTACTCTTTCCACCATTTCATGAAGCTGCTCTTCTCCAAGAATATCTCAGGAGATACTGCATAATTCTTGAGCATACCCCACACATAGTCATCAAACTGAATCAGGCTCCGTTTATGTTTATCCATATCATTCGACGAGTACTGTCCATTGCTCAGCGCATTGACGGAAATGAGAGCCTCCTCAACATATGCCCAAAAGCAAGAATCCTCCGTCAGACCACCCTTGAGATTTTGTTTCTTGGGATTATTTGGACGGCTTGCACTACTCTCATCTTCATCGAGCCATTGCTTCAATAGCTTGTAATGTTTTGTCCTTCCTTTAGCAATGTAGTCTGTTTCGCCGTCGCGGTAGTATTCAGCTATGTCCAGCGGTTCAACCATCCTTCTGTAGTTTGTTCCGGAAAAGAGAAAGCGGGTAGCAAAGGCTGCGCCTTTCCTCTGGggcattttctctttttcatcaACCATGTCTATCCAGTAACATGTGAGGGATTTCTTGAACCTTTCTACTGTATTGTTTCTGCTGACGTATGGATTCTTGAACATGTCATAGTATCCAATTTTCTCGTCCTCAGAAAACTTCTTGTACCATTCCAGTTGGGCCATGTTtactttcatttcatttaaaactttGGAATCATAAGCTTCCCTCCTCCTGAATAACCATTCCCTCTCCTGTTCTTGTGTCTTTGTAATCAGTTTGTTCATGTCAATGCTCTGCTGTTGTAGCTGCTGCTGcgatgatttttgaaaaatgggttGTACTACAAATAAGTAGAGTTTCGGAAAATCTCATATAAATGATAGTGATTCTTAGCTATGTATGTACCATATATTGCATGAGATACGAGTCAAATAAGGAGCAATTATATATGAtccaaatgaaattgagattgAGCTACCTGCGGTCGCCCCAATCCGATTGCTGCTAGTTGTGTAATAATGCCTGCCT
This window of the Corylus avellana chromosome ca5, CavTom2PMs-1.0 genome carries:
- the LOC132180974 gene encoding senescence-associated carboxylesterase 101-like isoform X2: MNRSDSPLFSSGLELGSFVVTSNVLHHSWAAISELYGEIHEPPSWASPVRFRTFQQPNCTIIAFVTWPPCTKEHLQGQGGGDLVSSSALKETFPLFEFLSTKTNPRFSINKPAIDLFASVRGVLDFLKSQISTKPLIIAGHSVGGSVASLFTLWLLDKINLATTKRPLCITFGSPLVGDDGLQEAILQYSAWNSCFLHVVSDRDPVPRVLISPYNPTAPELASPTNQYKPFGTFLLYSELGCACLEDPESVLELLVATYSEGPGFDYKDIFQQLNGNVICKDSTKDDEWIAQPLPAGIITQLGAIGLGRLQLQQQSIDMNTLIRQTEIRERKWLIRRREAYNDSKLNEMKVNMAQLEWYKKFSEDKKIGYYDMFKNEYDSRNNTLQRFKKSLTCYWTDMVDEVEKKPQWRGASFTTRWLFSGTIYRRMVEPLNIAEYYRDGKTDYIAKGRSKHYKLLEQWLDEDESRSASRPNNPKKQNLKGGLTEDSCFWAYVEEALISVNALSNGQYSSNDMDKHKRSLIQFEDYVWGMLKNCAVSSEIFLEQSSFMKWWKKYLEIIRKGIMGTSPFTEFMQNRQYSQYAPGCQ
- the LOC132180974 gene encoding senescence-associated carboxylesterase 101-like isoform X1, with product MNRSDSPLFSSGLELGSFVVTSNVLHHSWAAISELYGEIHEPPSWASPVRFRTFQQPNCTIIAFVTWPPCTKEHLQGQGGGDLVSSSALKETFPLFEFLSTKTNPRFSINKPAIDLFASVRGVLDFLKSQISTKPLIIAGHSVGGSVASLFTLWLLDKINLATTKRPLCITFGSPLVGDDGLQEAILQYSAWNSCFLHVVSDRDPVPRVLISPYNPTAPELASPTNQYKPFGTFLLYSELGCACLEDPESVLELLVATYSEGPGFDYKDIFQQLNGNVICKDSTKDDEWIAQPLPAGIITQLGAIGLGRLQQLQQQSIDMNTLIRQTEIRERKWLIRRREAYNDSKLNEMKVNMAQLEWYKKFSEDKKIGYYDMFKNEYDSRNNTLQRFKKSLTCYWTDMVDEVEKKPQWRGASFTTRWLFSGTIYRRMVEPLNIAEYYRDGKTDYIAKGRSKHYKLLEQWLDEDESRSASRPNNPKKQNLKGGLTEDSCFWAYVEEALISVNALSNGQYSSNDMDKHKRSLIQFEDYVWGMLKNCAVSSEIFLEQSSFMKWWKKYLEIIRKGIMGTSPFTEFMQNRQYSQYAPGCQ
- the LOC132180976 gene encoding peroxidase 31-like, which translates into the protein MAMLPILFITALSLFLTPAQSQLSLDYYHNSCPRFNQIVQDTITSKQITSPTTAAASLRLFFHDCLVNGCDGSILISSTPFNSAERDADINHSLPGDAFDVVVRAKTALELACPNTVSCADILAVATRDLVTMVGGPYYNVLLGRKDGLVSKSSYVEGKLPRPTMSISQIIELFASNGFSIQETVALCGAHTIGFSHCKEFSSGIYNYSRYSQYDTQYNPRFAQALQKACSDYQKNPTLSVFNDIMTPNKFDNMYFQNLPKGLGLLRSDHGLYSDPRTKPFVETYAADQSKFFQAFGKAMEKLSVYKVNTGRKGEIRHRCDAFN